From Sphingobacterium bambusae:
GACGATGATCATACAAGATATTTTGGGTATGTATCAGCCAGAGCTGATTATCCATGCCGCTGCTTACACCGCGGTGGATAAGGCGGAGTCGGAGCCGCAGCGGGCAGATCAGGTGAATCATCTCGCGAGTGAGGAGATTGCGCAGTATTGCCGCCTCCATGGCGCCAAGCTCTTGGCGATTTCTACGGATTATGTGTTTGATGGCCTTTCGGCCGAGCCTTTGTCTGAGGACGCTCCCGTAGGGCCAATCAGCGTGTATGGTAAAACAAAGTTACTTGGTGAGGCGGCAATCCAGAAATGGGCGCCGGAGTACCTGATCATCCGTACCTCTTGGGTATATTCTACGTATGGAAATAACTTCGTAAAAACGATGATCCGCCTAATGACGGAGCGTGACCGTATATCGGTGGTTGCTGATCAAATTGGTTCACCCACCTATGCCCGAGATCTTGCTACAGCAATTATTCACATTATAGAAACGGGTAACTGGAAAAATGGTATCTTCAACTTTAGCAATGAAGGGGAGATATCTTGGTACGATTTCGCTGTAGCCATTCGTGATTTGAAAGGTTTGGACTGTACAATTAATGCTATTCCTACCGCAGATTATCCCACAGCGGCAGCACGACCAAAGTACTCCTTGCTGGATAAAACAAAAATTAAAGATAGTTTT
This genomic window contains:
- the rfbD gene encoding dTDP-4-dehydrorhamnose reductase, which encodes MKILITGSSGQLGSELRELFGESSGHELYFMDSKQLPLEQTMIIQDILGMYQPELIIHAAAYTAVDKAESEPQRADQVNHLASEEIAQYCRLHGAKLLAISTDYVFDGLSAEPLSEDAPVGPISVYGKTKLLGEAAIQKWAPEYLIIRTSWVYSTYGNNFVKTMIRLMTERDRISVVADQIGSPTYARDLATAIIHIIETGNWKNGIFNFSNEGEISWYDFAVAIRDLKGLDCTINAIPTADYPTAAARPKYSLLDKTKIKDSFGVEVPYWKDSLVAMLGRM